A single genomic interval of Coccidioides posadasii str. Silveira chromosome 1, complete sequence harbors:
- a CDS encoding uncharacterized protein (CAZy:GH17~SECRETED:SignalP(1-26)~EggNog:ENOG410PH6W~COG:G~BUSCO:12466at33183): MQELAGFLAHLAFLLSIVLSGYVVSGVPILEERAAAAGYFSGLGICYAPYTDGGQCKPQQEIDADFAKLKKYQTIRIYGVDCNQVKMVLNTAKKNNSKVFAGIFNLKNFDGDLKSLISQAKDSWSNVAAINIGNELVNRGLNSPDQVADAVKKARDILRGAGYQGPVVTVDTSGMLIKYPKLCHASDFCAANAHAFFSSQTKAQDAGKFARNEADAVSKAAGGKFTVITESGWPSSGQPNGVAVPSPQNQNAAIESLKNSFKDRDGQLFLFSAFDDKWKQDFDGSFGGEKFWGIEE, from the exons ATGCAGGAACTTGCAGGCTTTCTAGCCCATTTGGCTTTCTTGCTCAGCATTGTCCTCTCAGGATATG TTGTCTCTGGTGTGCCAATTTTAGAAGAACGAGCTGCTGCAGCAGGATACTTTAGTGGTCTCGGCATCTGCTATGCCCCCTATACGGACGGCGGTCAATGTAAACCACAGCAGGAAATCGACGCTGATTTTGCAAAGCTTAAAAAGTACCAAACGATCCGGATATACGGTGTCGACTGCAACCAGGTTAAGATGGTCTTGAACACGGCAAAGAAAAACAATTCCAAAGTTTTTGCTGGCATCTTCAACCTGAAGAACTTTGATGGTGACCTCAAATCACTGATCAGCCAAGCAAAGGATTCCTGGTCCAATGTCGCCGCTATTAATATCGGGAATGAGTTGGTGAACAGGGGACTTAACTCACCAGACCAAGTTGCCGACGCTGTCAAAAAAGCACGTGATATTCTTCGTGGCGCAGGCTACCAAGGGCCTGTGGTTACTGTCGACACATCTGGCATGCTGATCAAATATCCCAAACTCTGCCATGCATCGGATTTCTGTGCTGCAAACGCCCATGCCTTTTTTTCAAGCCAGACAAAGGCACAAGATGCAGGCAAATTTGCACGTAATGAAGCTGATGCAGTTTCTAAGGCAGCAGGTGGTAAATTCACTGTTATCACAGAGTCTGGATGGCCATCTTCTGGACAACCAAACGGCGTGGCGGTCCCATCTCCTCAAAACCAAAATGCAGCAATTGAGAGCCtgaaaaatagcttcaaAGACAGGGATGGTCAGCTTTTCCTATTCTCTGCCTTTGATGACAAATGGAAGCAAGACTTTGATGGTTCCTTTGGAGGAGAGAAGTTCTGGGGCATTGAAGAGTAA
- the METAP2 gene encoding Methionine aminopeptidase 2 (EggNog:ENOG41KOG2775~COG:O~MEROPS:MER0011746), with protein sequence MGSETPHGHRRSPNGSSTHAAIATVSLPKPAATSRLFHGPFEGEGEDGENDEDDEIRADLKSSGQPSKAGIDARIDHISEEIQEVMESYEIELNRKIIPVKAIRNITGHNILRYKIHGDKQLPFVKTRTTQRMEEGDVFAIETFGSTGKAYLRDDVGVYGYGCNEHASATGLRHASAKSLLKTIHENFGTLVFSRRYLERIGVKNYHLGMRSLVSNGIVESYAPMVDVPGSYVAQFEHTVLLRPNCKEVISRGDDY encoded by the exons ATGGGATCCGAGACACCACATGGTCATCGTCGAAGTCCAAATG GGTCATCGACACACGCTGCAATTGCTACCGTCAGTCTTCCCAAGCCGGCCGCAACAAGTAGACTCTTCCATGGCCCATTCGAAGGGGAAGGCGAAGATGGAGAGAATGACGAAGACGATGAAATCAGAGCTGACCTGAAGTCCAGTGGTCAGCCCAGCAAAG CTGGCATTGATGCCCGGATAGATCACATCAGTGAGGAGATCCAAGAAGTGATGGAGAGCTACGAAATCGAGCTCAACAGAAAGATCATCCCTGTCAAAGCGATTCGGAACATCACTGGCCATAACATCCTACGCTACAAGATACATGGCGACAAACAACTCCCCTTCGTCAAGACACGAACCACCCAACGCATGGAAGAAGGCGATGTATTCGCTATTGAAACCTTCGGCAGCACTGGAAAAGCTTATCTCAGAGATGATGTAGGAGTTTATGGCTACGGGTGCAATGAGCATGCCAGCGCTACTGGCCTTCGTCATGCCTCCGCCAAGTCACTGCTGAAGACGATCCATGAGAACTTCGGAACTCTTGTCTTCTCCAGGCGTTACCTAGAGCGCATTGGAGTGAAGAATTACCATCTCGGCATGAGGTCGCTTGTCTCGAATGGTATTGTTGAGTCCTATGCACCGATGGTCGATGTTCCTGGCTCTTATGTTGCACAATTTGAACAT ACCGTTCTGCTCCGGCCCAATTGCAAGGAGGTGATCTCCCGAGGAGACGATTACTAA